Proteins from a single region of Aerococcus viridans:
- a CDS encoding dehydrogenase, which yields MVEHNLEETQEQAAMGKTLQAIKVGDTFRVTESIRERDVLLYMGVTSDSNPAYLQQTSHKAGLTPGEVVVPPIALMGIITRTVSMNFPGPGSRLVEMNINIIHSIPHNSIITFEFEVIRVEELKQFVTIHCIGKFTNATDDDRVLDAMLTVLPPQEHLQNDAETIDAGVFQRISGGDSIEY from the coding sequence ATGGTAGAACATAATTTAGAAGAGACTCAAGAACAAGCTGCAATGGGTAAAACCCTTCAAGCAATCAAAGTTGGCGACACTTTCCGTGTAACTGAATCGATTAGAGAGCGAGATGTCTTGTTATACATGGGGGTTACCTCAGACTCGAACCCGGCATACCTACAACAAACGTCACATAAAGCAGGCCTTACTCCAGGCGAGGTTGTTGTACCACCAATCGCCTTAATGGGGATTATTACGCGTACAGTATCGATGAATTTCCCTGGACCCGGGTCACGTTTAGTTGAAATGAACATCAATATTATTCACTCTATTCCACACAATTCAATCATTACTTTTGAATTTGAAGTTATTCGCGTAGAAGAACTAAAACAATTTGTGACAATTCACTGTATTGGAAAATTTACCAATGCGACTGACGACGACCGTGTATTAGATGCTATGTTGACAGTTTTACCACCACAAGAGCACCTACAAAATGACGCTGAGACGATTGATGCAGGTGTATTCCAACGAATTTCAGGAGGCGACTCAATTGAGTACTAA